The bacterium DNA window TACAGAATCGGTTTTCAATCCGTTGGACTCCGAAGGGCTAACCTCGATAGTATGCGGATATCTCAGAGCGCTGAGATTAGATGTAAAGGGAATGATTATTGCGATATTAGCCTCTACTTCCGATATAATGATTGCCGGACGCATTCCGGCTTGCTCGTGTCCACCGGTAACCGGAATTTCAACTAATATGATTTCCCCTTTTCTCATTACAATGCCGCCTCGAAGTTCGCAAGCGTTTCGTCGCTCAACATATCCCACTCGTTGAACTCCTGTTTCAACTCGATTCGTCTATCTATAGTGTCGAGGTAAAACAGAATAGCCCTTTCTACTATCTCCTGTTTATCGAACCCGAGCGTATCCGATGCGGATTTCACCCTTTCGTCGATTCGTTTAGATAATTCGATTTTCGTCTTTTGTTTGGACAATTCTGTTTTCATCTATGTTAACTCTTCCTTTTCAAATCCGTAGGGGCGCGGTCTCCGCGCCCGATTTGTAGGGGCGGTTCGAGAACCGCCCGTTTCCATATCACGATTATCGTAATTTGACGACGGGCAGGTCTAAGACCTGCCCCTACGGGGAAATATCGCGTTCATCGTTTTCAAATCGTCCGTTACCTCCCCGCGAAAAGCGCGGAGAAGGGAATTTTGCTACGGCGTCCGGATATTCAGCCCGGTATTGGTTGCGTCGAATGTGCCAAGATGGCTGACATCGAGATTCGTGATGTGCAGCTCCGTGCTCGCCGCCGGTTTCACCCAATACGTGTTGTTCGTCTTATTGACCTCCAGCTCGTAGAATATCGTGGGACCGCTGATGGTGGAGTTCGTGCTACCGTCGAATCTAACGATATTATTATCGTGC harbors:
- a CDS encoding type II toxin-antitoxin system PemK/MazF family toxin, with protein sequence MRKGEIILVEIPVTGGHEQAGMRPAIIISEVEANIAIIIPFTSNLSALRYPHTIEVSPSESNGLKTDSVALVFQLRAIDDRRIKDKLGTLDNEEINKIDKMIVEMLLIQ